A genomic window from Lotus japonicus ecotype B-129 chromosome 1, LjGifu_v1.2 includes:
- the LOC130734419 gene encoding uncharacterized protein LOC130734419 has translation MNFTNAELLKARERKMARFSPKFNNEGDGKKRGGAENQAEGAQAPKRRKLVKVSSTAGSSNPGAQPTTAAASKGKKVAKASTATATESTTIPAPNSATAGAATAVAAKSTTVGATAATAGATTTSGDQSPAADTTANISQPSAVEKLVAVNATKAAASSGAHAGEKEKENETPKSPPRQDAPPSPPPTNDGRQMPSPPHQEERSSPDTATTSEAARIEQAPAPEGGSSSYYNMLPNFNAAAAESERLRAENAKHQEDTAGWKKRFDKLLEQAGKEKVQADKLIGTAGIKIGELENDLELMREEADGLDASLQACKKEKGQVEKDLAAKSEALAAKESQLDALRVELESVRKALAEQEKKSAESLTSAKADLEAAVRTASEESLAHGAALAAKDSDITSHLAKIKELEGELAKEKAKAAEASVAQPTIISLAAAAESTTAVSSATAGFNAEVAV, from the exons atgaacttcaccaacgccgagctctTGAAAGCTCGTGAGAGGAAAATGGCTCGCTTTTCTCCAAAGTTCAACAACGAGGGCGATGGGAagaaacggggcggtgctgagaaccaagccgagggcGCCCAAGCCCCCAAAAGGAGGAAATTGGTCAAAGTCTCCTCTACCGCCGGCTCCTCCAACCCCGGCGCTCAGCCCACTACTGCCGCTGCGTCTAAAGGCAAAAAGGTTGCTAAAGCCTCCACCGCCACGGCCACCGAGTCCACCACCATTCCAGCTCCCAATTCCGCTACCGCGGGCGCGGCCACCGCAGTCgccgccaagtccactactGTAGGCGCCACAGCCGCCACCGCCGGTGCCACAACAACCTCTGGTGATCAGTCACCAGCCGCTGACACAACCGCCAACATTTCTCAACCCTCAGCTGTTGAGAAACTTGTCGCCGTCAATGCCACAAAAGCTGCCGCTTCCTCCGGTGCTCAtgctggggagaaagaaaaagaaaatgaaacccccaaGTCTCCCCCCCGCCAagacgcacctcctagcccgcccccaaCGAATGATGGGCGCCaaatgccttccccgcctcatcaagaggAAAGATCCTCTCCTGACACTGCTACTACTTCGGAAGCAGCCCGGATTGAGCAAGCTCCTGCTCCCGAGGGCGGTTCTTCGAGCTATTACAatatgcttcccaac TTCAACGCCGCCGCCGCTGAATCTGAGAGGTTGAGGGCTGAGAACGCCAAGCACCAGGAAGACACCGCCGGCTGGAAGAAGCGCTTTGACAAACTGTTGGAACAAGCGGGAAAAGAAAAAGTCCAGGCCGACAAGCTGATTGGTACGGCGGGAatcaaaatcggcgagctggaaaACGATCTGGAGCTAATGAGGGAAGAAGCGGATGGTCTTGATGCAAGCCTCCaggcttgcaaaaaggaaaaaggccAAGTTGAGAAGGACTTGGCTGCCAAAAGCGAGGCACTGGCCGCTAAGGAGTCACAGCTCGACGCATTACGCGTTGAACTGGAGTCAGTGAGaaaggcgctggcggagcaagagaaaaaatcTGCTGAATCTTTGACCTCGGCGAAGGCTGACCTGGAGGCGGCGGTGCGAACTGCCTCTGAAGAGTCTTTAGCCCATGGTGCTGCACTCGCCGCAAAAGATTCTGACATTACTTCCCACCTTGCAAAGATTAAAGAGCTAGAGGGCGAGCTGGCGAAGGAGAAAGCCAAAGccgctgag
- the LOC130734420 gene encoding uncharacterized protein LOC130734420: protein MDADALSRFHEFRPVFLMDANALSRFHEFQPVNNLCGRFTMEIHGRILGLKPETGEQQEDSFENLERFIIDANTVKEYSECSVCLGELSIGSKAIQLPKPCSHVYHQHCIIKWLNNSRTCPLCRRTI from the coding sequence ATGGATGCGGATGCTCTTTCCAGGTTTCATGAATTTCGACCTGTGTTCTTGATGGATGCAAATGCTCTTTCCAGATTTCATGAATTTCAACCCGTGAACAACTTGTGTGGTCGCTTTACAATGGAGATCCATGGTCGAATTTTGGGGTTGAAGCCTGAAACTGGTGAACAACAAGAAGATTCTTTTGAAAATCTTGAAAGGTTCATAATTGATGCAAATACCGTCAAAGAGTACTCAGAGTGCTCGGTGTGTCTTGGAGAGCTTTCAATTGGGTCAAAAGCAATTCAATTGCCAAAGCCTTGCTCTCATGTCTATCATCAACATTGCATCATTAAGTGGCTCAACAATTCAAGAACATGCCCCTTGTGTCGGAGAACTATCTGA
- the LOC130734429 gene encoding uncharacterized protein LOC130734429 has product MSVGQYAAKFEDFLGGPMPRKNFFKQIRRLIGRCSKENSWRNEHAKCIKFENGLRPDVKAAIGYQQIRNFHVLVEKCRIYENDDKVRKDYLKNYGPQRNIRGGMDKKKPYHRPSKFQGSSSLGGGRRFQGNRQKNAKDPRCFRCGGNHHIRDCQSPHAVCYNCNQPGHYSRDCPNRGGSQQTNGQRNSAAQWDNNRSNNNQKKNGGDRAGKQPVGGRVFTMTGTNVEQVEDLIQGTCFMNGITLIVLYDSGATHSFIVIDLVKQLRLSSQSLSRSLMVSTPTGDTVSTSVVCANCPPLIQEESFVVDLICLPLSQIDIILGMD; this is encoded by the exons ATGTCTGTTGGCCAATATGCAGCCAAGTTTGAAGATTTTCTTGGTGGACCCATGCCAAGGAAAAACTTCTTCAAGCAAATCAGGAGATTAATTGGCCGGTGTTCAAAGGAGAATTCCTGGAGAA ATGAGCACGCCAAATGCATCAAGTTTgagaatggactgaggcctgacgTTAAAGCTGCTATAGGATATCAACAGATAAGGAACTTTCATGTTCTGGTCGAGAAATGTAGAATCTATGAGAATGATGACAAGGTGAGGAAGGACTATCTTAAAAACTATGGGCCACAAAGGAACATAAGAGGCGGAATGGACAAGAAGAAGCCATATCATAGGCCATCAAAGTTCCAAGGATCATCATCCTTAGGAGGAGGACGGAGATTCCAAGGGAATCGTCAGAAGAATGCTAAAGATCCAAGGTGCTTTAGATGTGGTGGTAATCATCACATCCGGGACTGTCAATCCCCTCACGCGGTGTGCTACAACTGCAATCAGCCAGGACATTATAGTAGGGATTGCCCAAACCGAGGAGGGAGTCAGCAAACCAATGGACAGAGGAATTCTGCAGCCCAATGGGACAATAATCGTTCCAACAACAACCAAAAGAAGAATGGAGGTGACCGTGCTGGAAAACAACCTGTTGGAGGACGTGTCTTTACCATGACTGGCACTAATGTGGAGCAAGTTGAGGATCTTATTCAAGGTACATGTTTTATGAATGGCATCACTTTGATTGTATTGTATGATTCTGGTGCTACCCATTCATTTATAGTTATTGATCTTGTGAAACAATTGCGTTTGTCCTCGCAATCTTTGTCTCGTTCACTCATGGTATCAACCCCTACTGGAGATACCGTGAGTACTTCCGTCGTTTGTGCGAATTGTCCGCCATTGATTCAGGAAGAGAGCTTTGTAGTTGATTTAATTTGTTTACCGTTATCCCAAATCGATATTATTCTGGGGATGGATTAG